The following is a genomic window from Xiphophorus couchianus chromosome 5, X_couchianus-1.0, whole genome shotgun sequence.
tgtgggtgaatgtgactgtagtgtgaagcgctttgagtggtctaAAGGATTAACAAGGCACTAcacaagttcagtccatttatcttttttctttttgataaatcctgtgttgttgtttttttttttgttgttgttgttgttgttgtttatacCAAACATAAAATAGATGATTTAACAAGTTTGGACTTCTCCAGGGTCCCAGgtgttaaattaatattagaaTTACATCTGTACATAATATTAGATGATAAttgtaatcataatttaatactTTGGACCCTGAAGAAGCCCAAACTTGTtatgtctggtttgtttgttataagaaaaagaagcaggTTTTATCAAGAATGAAAGGAACTGTGTGATCTTTCtgttagtctttatttaaaataacagattCAAGATAGTAtaacaaacttaacaaaatAAAGTGCAACTTAACATGGAAATCTGAgtagaaaaggcaaaaaagttCAATCCATGAAAGTACTAAAACGTAACCAGAAATCATTACTACTACAAGGAGAAAATcgacttttaaattaattcctTGCTAGTCAATATGTAGTTTTGTCaagtgaaaatgcatttttagataCCTGTTACTACAAATAGACAGACAAAATTGGATTTATTGTAAAACTGCCTGCCGTAGTCATCTACGTATTCATGTTTATGCTGTGGCCTTTAAAGATGGCGCCGGGGGTAAACTCTTGGAAACAGCAGGATAGTCTGTGTTGCATGACAACAAAAGCATTTGACTGgaattaaataatcattttatcaTATTATCGTGCGACTTTAAATTCAATTCACAATTTTACATCCATCTGacatgaaaaagttaaaaggaggggaaaattccaaaaaaaaaaaaaaaagaccacaaAGACATAGAGGGGGGAACTTACGTTTTTGTGTTGGAATTTCAACATctggttttttggttttttttgtgacttcctggaaacatttgaaagaattCCAAACTCTTATTGAAGGAGTTGCTTCACGCTGCTCTGGTCTGTTTACCCtgagagaaacacaaacagccgAAAGTGGGGCAAAGAGTCCGCACCCGAAGCCGAAGGCAGACTGCAGAGGAGAAGGAGATTGTCCGTCCGTCTCTTCAGAAGATGGAGCGTTTGTTTCTGCTGTGCTCTGGTCTGCTTGTGACGACAGTGACATCCCAACCTAATGGTATGACTTCTTTTCATTTCGCACATCCTAGAATGAAAAGTTACCAGAGTGATAGGTAGAGTTTGTTATGGACTTTTGGAGAAACATTTCATCGCTTGTGTTGATCGATGACTATTTTTCTCAACGCTGCTCTGAGTTAAAGTCAGTGAAAACATTTCGTAGTCAAACAGTTGTTTTGTTCTGTCAATAGTAATTTGAGGGGGGaagaaaagtgacatttaatATTGCTTCGTATTTAAAGAGTTTTGGACATCTGTTAACCTCTACTTACATAGttggaaaatgtaaatatatcgGGTCGTTTTTTACCTAAGCTTACTAAGTCTAGGCTGATACACAACTTTCGTTGAAATAACTGACTAATTCCAGTTTGTTCCCGACCTGAACTGAGCGGGAACATTGAGATGTCTGGGATCCAGAGGTTCTCCAGTCCCGGTGAGGAGTTAGCCCTGTCCTGTAAAGAGGGATATACTCCTGTGTCGGGCCCACGCAAGATTGTTTGCACCATGAACGGCGTGTGGACAAGCACCAAGCTAAAGTGCATACGTGcgtgtcttattttttttctattaattatgGGGGAAATGTCTAGTAATAATTCTTGTAATTACCAGTGAAACAAAATTCACAGAGATTTTGAAGTAAACAGATGAAATATTCCATAGTTTTAGTATACTCAAGAGTTTTCACTTGGACATATGCAAATTAAGAACTGCAAGTTTGCAAATGTcaaggaaaatatgaaatatttacttGCAGTACtttgaagaaacatttaaaaactcctTTTTCTCATGTTGTTGTGTCAAAACCCAGAACTTTAGTGTTTTGGACCAAGATATAATCTAACAATTTTacccttcttttttctttttttttactcaatttaAGACAGATTCAATGATTAGTCTATGTGGTCATCATTTcatcaagtcttgccacagattatCAATAaggtttaggtctggactttgactagaccactctAAGAAATCAGCatgctttgatctgaaccactgaaatatgtgttttattttagctcacataaaatctcaataaaatcaTAGCAGTCTGTgcttgtaaagtgacaaaaggtGGGAAAGTTTAAATATTAGAATGGGTTGATCATACAAACAGGATTGTAAGTCACTGCttgtaactttattatgaaTTGCATCATTTCATGCCTCACACGAGTAAACTTACATTTAACTGTTTCAATAATCATCAATAATGTCTGACAGCTAAGTAGAACATAACTTCCTTTCATCTtttctcctgcagcaaaacaatgtcCACATCCTGAACTAGTCACTAATGGCGAAGTGTTTTACGAGGACACAGTGTACCAGAGTACAATCAACTACACCTGCCATGAAGggtaaacaaaaagaaaacatgttttatgttgtgtgtgtgcaaatAATCTATATTGTATATCATAAACTGTACATAAAAAGCTggggttttaaaaaatatatatatacttttacCCTGTTGATTAAATATTATGTAATCAGGTATATGATGACTGGAGAAAGTTCAGCAGTGTGCCAATCCAGCGGGACGTGGAGTTCCCCTGCACCAGAGTGCATAcgtatgtaattatttaaagtcATTTCACTTCATCCAATGCATTTAGGGATGTGGTGAGGATttgaatacagaaaataaactaCAATATTTTACTGTAGGTCTTTTTTGAGgcattttaaatgacaaaaagcaACATATGCATGTTTTATAGCATTAAATCAGTAGAATTTTGCGTTTGACTGAAGATTTTGAACGAATCCAGAAAGAACATTGATCGAATACTGAAAAGGttcatctaaaagaaaaaaacacaagagttTTGTGTAATAATCAGTGTATCTCAAACAGACGTTTCTCCAGAACAGAGTAAAGTTTAGGAATATGTGAAACACATTTGTAAATGTTCTCCAAAGATGTTTTCCCAAAGCAAATGCACTATTGTTCCCCTATCTTTCAGTCACACAACAGACATCAATGTAAGCTTTAGGATTGTAGTTAATGGAAGAGACAAGGTACAGCATGTCAAAGGAATTTAACTGCTTTTATCTCATTCATAAAAACAGTTATTGTGATATTACACAGACTCAGTCCCAATAAATACCTTCAATGACAGCAAACGAATACAGCTGAGAGCAAGGTGAATAAGTATCTCGCAACAAAAAAGCCCCCCtatgatattttcaaaatgtccgTCATTATCTTTGCAAATTACCCTACAAATTTGCTACAAGGACAAGTTTAGAGCCTAAAGAGCCACTAATACTAATGCTCCCACAACCCCCCAATGTGATTCACTTTTTTTACGTAGATTTCAACTGTATAtccatataaaaatatttgaaatgttttattcaaaagatggaaaaaaattgaaactgatggggttttgttgttgtttttgtcctgGTAGCTGTACCCTGCGGTCTCGCTCCCGTCCCACTGTATGGAATGGTCATTTACGACAAGGTAGTCAGAGGAAACACGGCCAATTACGGCCTCACGGCGACGTATCACTGCAATGCCCCGTACGCAGTTGTCGGCAACCCGGTTGCAGAGTGCACCGCCAGCGGTACCTGGACCAAGACACCAGAGTGTCAAGGTAGGAGAAGGTGGTAAAATATGGTGGTAAAATAGTACATATTAGTACCCAAATATGTACTAATTGGGTTGTAGTACAACCCAATTACATTCAAAGTTTATGAAAgtgtatttacattttcctggcaaataaaagaaaaaaaaaagagtaaacaaatgtgtttcttcACAGTGGTGACCTGCCCTCCGCCAGAGAGCATTGAAAGAGGCTACCTGTCAAACAATGAGAAGAGGGAGTTTTTCTACGAGGAAAAAGTCAAGCATGGCTGCGAGAGTCCATATGTGCTGGAAGGAAATATGGAGGTGGTCTGCCAGAATAATGGAAGGTGGTCTGAAAAGCCATCTTGCAAAGGTAATTCTGTAGGgaatcacaaaatataaaccattaaaatccaaatgtgcagaataaaaatagctgctttctttttcaggttttgcttGAGTTTGCATCTTTACTGCAATCATAAACTTTAGCCATTGGCttagcactttatttttttatttttttacataacataAATAGTCAGTGCTGATCAATTAATAACACAAAGATgatcaatctttatttttaccaaatgtttttttgtttttttttaatgctgtactcttttttcccccctccagcTCCGTGTTCTGTTAACGTACAAAGAGCAAGAATTTTGCACAACGGGAAGAAAATCTGGATGGAAAACTTCGAGCCGAACCGAGTCTTACACCTAGACATCGTCTCTGTCTACTGCATGAACAAAGCCATGAAATGTGGTTATGCCGTGCCGACCCAGTGCATCGATGGAACGCTAAACATCCCCGAATGCTTTGAAGGTACGAGCCATTTTATtaccaaaattaaaaatatgaaagatttttaaaaaatgaattgaacAACAAGCTGTAGTCGAGTCATAATGTTCTGACTCAAACTGACGAGAACACGAGAAAGCTTACATCAAGCtcttagaaatgttttctcagtaACACAGTCAGAGGTTTAGCAGATGTTACATAGAATGCTACTGTTAgtattaatcaataaaacacagcattttatttctgcagagaTATGAAGAATCAGTCTGAATTTATAGCATGTTATCATGACAACACTCTGCAGTGCCTAAAGTGAAAACCTAAATCAATATCTACCTGTCTATTTGATGTAATATTGCATGCATATTACATGATATTGGCAAACTTCCTCTGTGTATTTGTTATGTGTGCTGTTTCAGAACCCAGTGCGCTGGAGTATACCTTGAAGCCAAATTCACTTCCATCAGAGATCGACCAGTGCTGAAGTGGCCGATATTTTCTATCCTGAGGCTGTCATACATTTCCACTACCTTTCAAAGCGAAGAAGAtgatttaaatct
Proteins encoded in this region:
- the LOC114145592 gene encoding beta-2-glycoprotein 1-like — translated: MERLFLLCSGLLVTTVTSQPNVCSRPELSGNIEMSGIQRFSSPGEELALSCKEGYTPVSGPRKIVCTMNGVWTSTKLKCIPKQCPHPELVTNGEVFYEDTVYQSTINYTCHEGYMMTGESSAVCQSSGTWSSPAPECIPVPCGLAPVPLYGMVIYDKVVRGNTANYGLTATYHCNAPYAVVGNPVAECTASGTWTKTPECQVVTCPPPESIERGYLSNNEKREFFYEEKVKHGCESPYVLEGNMEVVCQNNGRWSEKPSCKAPCSVNVQRARILHNGKKIWMENFEPNRVLHLDIVSVYCMNKAMKCGYAVPTQCIDGTLNIPECFEEPSALEYTLKPNSLPSEIDQC